In Leisingera sp. NJS204, the following are encoded in one genomic region:
- a CDS encoding saccharopine dehydrogenase family protein: protein MTIHWCGTGLSAIPGLRRLLEAGHDVAVWNRTTDKAREAVGDLTTNIHAFSIANLGQMLSPKDVIVSMLPGDWHVPLAELAIEHGAHFVSSSYIAPEMRALDQKAKDAGVCLINEVGLDPGIDHLMAHALVADYKASDAFDAENEISFISYCGGIPKTPNPFRYKFSWSPLGVLKALRSPSKSIRGFKELDVARPWDAISSYEAPLPAPESFEVYPNRDSIPFMAQYEFGEDWKVKEFVRGTLRLNGWADAWADVFKEVETLEGPEGDARLKEMSDQFWTENAYDEGEPDRVVLCVGLKAEKDGTEAWHKTYVMDAWGDDRGTAMARLVSYPVSFAIEAAMNGKIAAGVHAAPSDLGLVENWMGGIGKLAQHLEIVDSKA, encoded by the coding sequence ATGACAATTCACTGGTGCGGCACCGGCCTCTCCGCCATTCCCGGCCTTCGCCGCCTGCTGGAAGCGGGCCATGACGTGGCGGTCTGGAACCGGACCACCGACAAAGCGCGTGAGGCCGTCGGCGATCTGACCACTAACATTCACGCCTTCAGCATTGCCAACCTGGGCCAGATGCTGAGCCCGAAAGACGTCATCGTCTCAATGCTGCCCGGCGACTGGCACGTGCCGCTGGCCGAGCTGGCGATCGAGCACGGCGCGCATTTCGTCTCCTCCTCCTACATCGCGCCGGAAATGCGCGCACTGGACCAGAAGGCCAAGGATGCAGGCGTCTGCCTGATCAACGAGGTGGGCCTGGATCCGGGCATCGACCACCTGATGGCGCATGCGCTGGTGGCGGATTACAAAGCGTCTGATGCCTTTGACGCGGAAAACGAGATCAGCTTCATCTCCTATTGCGGCGGTATCCCCAAGACACCGAACCCGTTCCGCTACAAGTTCAGCTGGTCGCCGCTGGGCGTGCTGAAGGCGCTGCGTTCGCCCTCCAAATCGATCCGCGGCTTCAAGGAGCTGGACGTCGCCCGCCCCTGGGATGCGATCTCCTCCTATGAGGCGCCGCTGCCCGCACCCGAAAGTTTCGAGGTCTACCCGAACCGCGACTCGATCCCGTTCATGGCGCAGTATGAGTTCGGCGAGGACTGGAAAGTGAAGGAATTCGTCCGCGGCACCCTGCGCCTCAACGGCTGGGCCGATGCCTGGGCGGATGTCTTCAAGGAAGTCGAGACCCTCGAAGGCCCCGAAGGGGACGCCCGCCTCAAGGAAATGTCAGACCAGTTCTGGACCGAGAACGCCTATGACGAGGGCGAGCCGGACCGGGTGGTGCTCTGCGTTGGCCTGAAAGCGGAAAAAGACGGCACCGAAGCCTGGCATAAGACCTATGTGATGGACGCCTGGGGCGACGACCGCGGCACCGCAATGGCACGCCTGGTCTCCTATCCGGTGTCCTTTGCAATCGAGGCGGCCATGAACGGCAAGATCGCCGCCGGTGTACACGCCGCACCCAGCGACCTGGGCCTGGTCGAAAACTGGATGGGCGGGATCGGCAAGCTGGCCCAGCACCTTGAGATCGTCGATAGCAAGGCCTGA
- a CDS encoding saccharopine dehydrogenase, whose amino-acid sequence MTHLWVRAEQRPNEERVGLTPDGAKALLSGGIRVTVEESSVRALPLQGYIDAGCDIAPENSWPQAPADAIIFGLKELPEDGTPLPHRHIMFGHAFKGQHSGKALLERFKAGGGTLYDLEYLVDESARRVAAFGYWAGYAGAAVTLKSWTAQQRGGICGPVGVYGGKDALLTDLGAELDALNKDRPSAIVIGALGRVGTGAADLCEAMGVKVTKWDMDETASGGPFPEILAHDLFLNCIFARPGTPVFVPREALTADRKLTAIGDVACDPDSDYNPVPVYDRATSWDQPALRVAEHPVLDVMAIDNLPSMLPVESSEDYAAQLLPSLLTLIDLKSGVWGRAEATFNEHLPG is encoded by the coding sequence ATGACGCATCTGTGGGTACGGGCCGAACAGCGCCCGAATGAGGAGCGGGTCGGCCTGACCCCCGATGGCGCCAAGGCGCTGCTGTCAGGCGGCATCAGGGTCACGGTTGAGGAAAGCTCGGTCCGGGCGCTGCCGCTGCAGGGTTACATTGATGCCGGCTGCGACATTGCACCGGAAAACTCCTGGCCCCAGGCGCCTGCGGACGCAATCATCTTTGGCCTCAAGGAACTGCCCGAGGACGGCACCCCGCTGCCCCACCGCCACATCATGTTCGGCCATGCCTTCAAGGGCCAGCATTCCGGCAAGGCACTGCTGGAACGCTTCAAGGCCGGCGGCGGCACCCTTTATGATCTGGAATACCTGGTGGATGAAAGCGCCCGCCGGGTTGCTGCCTTTGGGTATTGGGCGGGCTATGCCGGCGCCGCGGTAACACTGAAGTCCTGGACCGCCCAGCAGCGCGGCGGAATCTGCGGCCCGGTTGGCGTCTATGGCGGCAAGGATGCGCTGCTGACGGATCTGGGCGCGGAACTTGATGCCCTGAACAAAGACCGCCCCTCTGCTATCGTGATCGGCGCGCTTGGCCGGGTCGGCACCGGCGCGGCAGATCTCTGCGAAGCGATGGGTGTCAAAGTCACCAAATGGGACATGGACGAGACCGCAAGCGGCGGACCTTTCCCGGAGATCCTGGCCCATGACCTGTTTCTCAACTGTATCTTCGCCCGTCCCGGCACTCCGGTCTTTGTCCCGCGCGAGGCGTTGACTGCGGACCGCAAGCTGACCGCCATCGGCGATGTCGCTTGCGACCCTGACAGTGACTACAATCCGGTGCCGGTCTATGACCGCGCGACCTCCTGGGATCAGCCTGCGCTGCGCGTCGCCGAACACCCGGTGCTGGATGTGATGGCAATCGACAACCTGCCCTCCATGCTGCCGGTGGAAAGCTCCGAAGACTATGCCGCTCAGCTGCTGCCCTCGCTGCTGACCCTGATCGATCTGAAGTCCGGCGTCTGGGGCCGGGCGGAAGCCACATTCAACGAACATCTTCCGGGCTGA
- a CDS encoding DUF1643 domain-containing protein, with protein sequence MITRSHTKGDAPSTAVYSDCETYRYSLTRVWDPAGPRVMFVMLNPSTATEVQNDPTIERCERRARALGFGGFRATNIFACRVTDPRGMRQLEEPEGPGNMAAILHGVDWAGMVICAWGTHGEHRGQGERVAALLRATGKPLHHLGLSKAGHPKHPLYIAYTQQPELWHQR encoded by the coding sequence ATGATCACCCGAAGCCACACCAAGGGCGATGCGCCCTCAACCGCCGTCTATTCCGATTGCGAAACTTACCGCTACAGCCTGACCCGGGTTTGGGATCCTGCCGGACCGCGGGTGATGTTTGTGATGCTGAATCCGTCAACCGCAACCGAAGTGCAGAATGATCCGACCATCGAACGCTGCGAGCGCCGCGCACGGGCATTGGGGTTCGGCGGTTTCCGGGCCACCAACATCTTTGCCTGCCGGGTCACCGATCCGCGCGGGATGCGGCAACTGGAAGAGCCGGAAGGCCCGGGCAACATGGCAGCCATTTTGCACGGCGTTGATTGGGCTGGCATGGTGATCTGCGCCTGGGGCACCCATGGTGAGCACCGCGGGCAAGGGGAGCGGGTTGCGGCGCTGCTGCGCGCAACCGGAAAGCCGCTGCACCACCTCGGTCTCAGCAAGGCCGGCCACCCGAAGCACCCGCTTTACATCGCATACACTCAGCAACCAGAGCTTTGGCATCAGCGTTAG
- a CDS encoding histidine phosphatase family protein translates to MSHITLIRHGQANTGARDEASYDRLSDLGHQQAAWLGDHLRSTGSHHPRVYCGTLRRHIETAASMGFADPAQDARLNEMEYFTLAEAMRDQHGLPIPKEREGFVDHLPKVFAAWAKDEIADPYESWASFETRTQACLEEIAAGDGPAMVVTSGGLISMALRQAMGLDSAAMARVTLAIMNTSMHRLFPIGGHLSPVLFNAVPHLEAPDRHFAQTHL, encoded by the coding sequence ATGTCCCACATAACGCTGATCCGCCACGGCCAGGCCAATACCGGCGCCCGGGACGAGGCAAGTTATGACCGCCTCAGCGATCTGGGTCACCAGCAGGCGGCCTGGCTGGGGGACCATCTGCGCAGCACCGGCAGCCACCACCCGCGCGTCTACTGCGGGACCCTCAGGCGGCATATCGAAACCGCAGCCTCTATGGGCTTTGCCGATCCGGCGCAGGACGCGCGGCTGAACGAGATGGAGTATTTCACCCTCGCCGAGGCTATGCGCGATCAGCACGGCCTGCCAATTCCGAAAGAGCGCGAGGGCTTTGTCGATCATTTACCCAAGGTGTTTGCCGCTTGGGCCAAGGACGAAATCGCCGATCCCTACGAAAGCTGGGCCAGTTTCGAAACCCGCACCCAGGCCTGTCTGGAGGAAATCGCCGCAGGCGACGGCCCCGCAATGGTTGTCACCTCCGGCGGGCTGATTTCGATGGCCCTGCGGCAAGCGATGGGGCTGGACTCCGCCGCCATGGCCCGGGTTACGCTGGCGATCATGAACACCTCGATGCATCGTCTGTTCCCCATCGGCGGCCACCTGAGCCCGGTTTTGTTCAACGCAGTGCCGCATCTGGAAGCGCCGGACCGGCATTTTGCCCAGACACATCTTTGA
- a CDS encoding aldehyde dehydrogenase family protein: protein MTIKEIFDTMEYGPAPESAAEALAWLVDQGSRFGHFINGEFTAPGEGFDSKNPATGEVLATLTQATQADVDSAVEAARKAQGGWAGLGGPGRAKYLYAIARLLQKHSRLFAVLETLDNGKPIRESRDIDIPLAQRHFYYHAGMAQLMESELPDAEALGVCGQIIPWNFPLLMLAWKIAPAIAMGNTVVLKPAEYTSLTALLFADICHQAGLPKGVVNIVTGDGAVGEMITAADVDKVAFTGSTSVGRRIREATAGSGKALTLELGGKSPYIVFDDADIDSAIEGLVDAIWFNQGQVCCAGSRLLVQEGIAGRFHTKLKARMDGLRIGNPLDKCIDVGAVVDPVQLDTISSMVAANQAGTMHQAQVKMPEGGCFYPPTLIEGLSPADPLMQEEIFGPVLVSCTFRTPEEAVELANNTRYGLAATLWTENVNLALGMAPKLAAGVVWINGTNMFDAAAGFGGVRESGFGREGGWEGLTAYTRPKTAVKRLARVEPFEGIGAPADPLDRTAKMYVGGKQTRPDSGYSRAVYGKSGTLLGHVGLGSRKDVRNAVEAAAGAGKWSRTTGHLRAQILYYIGENLSARAAEFAARIDAMTGKKTGAAEVEASIQRLFTAAAWADKYDGQVHGVPIRGVALAMKEPAGVIGVLCADEAPLLGLVSAMAPAIAMGNRVVLASCEPFPLAATDFYQVLETSDVPAGVVNILTGSHAELAKPLASHLNVDAVWSFSSSDLSASIEAASAGNLKRTWVNNATAMDWTQDHSKRFLQEATEIKNIWVPYGE from the coding sequence CCATCAAAGAGATTTTCGACACCATGGAATACGGCCCCGCCCCCGAAAGCGCCGCCGAGGCACTGGCCTGGCTGGTCGATCAGGGCAGCCGGTTCGGCCATTTCATCAACGGCGAGTTCACCGCCCCTGGCGAAGGATTTGACAGTAAAAACCCAGCCACCGGTGAAGTTTTGGCGACCCTGACCCAAGCCACGCAAGCAGACGTCGACAGCGCCGTTGAAGCAGCCCGCAAGGCGCAGGGCGGCTGGGCCGGTCTAGGCGGGCCGGGCCGCGCCAAATACCTCTATGCTATTGCCCGGCTGTTGCAAAAACATTCCCGCCTGTTTGCAGTGCTGGAAACGCTCGATAACGGCAAGCCGATCCGCGAATCCCGCGATATCGATATCCCGCTGGCCCAGCGGCATTTCTACTATCACGCAGGCATGGCCCAGCTGATGGAAAGCGAACTGCCGGATGCCGAGGCCTTAGGTGTTTGCGGCCAGATCATCCCGTGGAATTTCCCGCTCCTGATGCTGGCCTGGAAGATCGCGCCTGCAATCGCCATGGGCAACACGGTGGTGCTGAAACCGGCAGAGTACACTTCGCTCACAGCGCTTTTGTTTGCCGACATCTGCCATCAGGCGGGCCTGCCCAAGGGCGTCGTCAACATCGTCACCGGCGACGGTGCCGTGGGCGAAATGATCACCGCGGCAGATGTGGATAAGGTCGCCTTCACCGGTTCCACCTCAGTTGGCCGCCGGATCCGCGAGGCCACCGCAGGCAGCGGCAAGGCGCTGACGCTGGAGCTGGGCGGCAAGTCCCCCTACATCGTTTTTGACGACGCCGATATTGATTCAGCTATCGAAGGGCTGGTCGATGCGATCTGGTTCAACCAGGGTCAGGTCTGCTGCGCCGGCTCGCGCCTGCTGGTGCAGGAAGGCATCGCCGGGCGGTTCCACACCAAGCTCAAGGCCCGGATGGACGGCCTGCGCATCGGCAACCCGCTGGATAAATGCATCGACGTCGGCGCCGTCGTCGACCCGGTGCAGCTGGATACCATCAGCAGCATGGTCGCAGCCAACCAGGCCGGCACCATGCACCAGGCCCAGGTGAAAATGCCAGAAGGCGGCTGTTTCTACCCGCCGACGCTGATTGAAGGCCTGTCGCCTGCCGATCCGCTGATGCAGGAGGAAATCTTTGGCCCGGTGCTGGTCTCCTGCACTTTCCGCACTCCCGAAGAAGCGGTGGAGCTGGCCAACAACACCCGCTACGGCCTTGCTGCGACGCTTTGGACCGAGAACGTGAACCTGGCACTCGGCATGGCGCCGAAACTGGCGGCCGGCGTTGTTTGGATCAACGGCACCAACATGTTCGACGCCGCTGCAGGTTTTGGCGGTGTGCGTGAGAGCGGCTTTGGACGCGAGGGCGGCTGGGAGGGCTTGACCGCCTATACCCGCCCCAAGACTGCAGTCAAACGTCTGGCTAGGGTGGAGCCGTTCGAGGGCATTGGCGCCCCGGCAGACCCGCTGGACCGTACCGCCAAGATGTATGTCGGCGGCAAGCAGACCCGCCCGGACAGCGGATACTCCCGAGCGGTTTATGGCAAATCCGGCACGCTGCTGGGCCACGTCGGCCTTGGCAGCCGCAAGGATGTCCGCAACGCGGTTGAAGCCGCCGCCGGCGCCGGAAAATGGTCCAGGACCACCGGGCATCTTCGGGCACAGATCCTATATTATATCGGCGAGAACCTCTCGGCCCGAGCCGCGGAATTTGCCGCCCGCATTGACGCAATGACCGGCAAGAAGACCGGTGCGGCTGAGGTCGAGGCCTCGATCCAGCGCCTGTTCACTGCGGCTGCATGGGCCGACAAATATGACGGTCAGGTCCACGGCGTACCGATCCGCGGCGTGGCGCTTGCAATGAAGGAACCCGCCGGTGTGATTGGCGTGCTCTGCGCCGACGAGGCACCGCTGCTGGGTCTGGTCTCGGCAATGGCGCCTGCAATTGCCATGGGCAACCGGGTGGTGCTGGCGTCCTGCGAACCTTTCCCGCTGGCGGCCACCGATTTCTACCAGGTTTTGGAAACATCAGACGTGCCCGCAGGCGTGGTTAACATCCTGACCGGCAGCCACGCCGAGCTGGCAAAACCGCTGGCGTCGCATCTGAACGTGGATGCGGTCTGGAGCTTTTCCTCCTCAGATCTGTCGGCATCAATCGAGGCAGCTTCCGCAGGCAACCTGAAGCGCACCTGGGTCAACAACGCCACCGCGATGGACTGGACGCAGGACCACAGCAAGCGTTTCCTGCAAGAAGCCACCGAGATCAAGAACATCTGGGTGCCCTACGGCGAGTGA
- a CDS encoding calcium-binding protein, with the protein MFIEVEWAMLWLASVLGLVAVGSAVLVDTETPDGEEPSSGPDPEADTGGGGSDGGFIEPGGSTVTGTDENDVIAGTGAADSLSGGDGDDLLGGYSGHDWIDGGQGSDVLHGGSGDDSLSGGTGQDLLHGEDGADVLQGAAGEDSLYGHFGDDTLQGGGGADLLHGGQGEDWLEGGEGRDTLHGNDGDDSLVGGGGADALFGGYGNDVVSGAGDGTDQDYVNGGAGDDTLIAGAGDVLTGGTGEDQFMAGNWTGTEQAVQLMDFDTDEDKLVLVWDFEDGEEPSVELQQNPEAEDEQVILVDGEPALRVTGAGVLTAADLVLIDTASAAAIGLLPQ; encoded by the coding sequence GTGTTTATTGAGGTTGAGTGGGCAATGTTGTGGCTGGCGAGTGTTCTGGGCCTTGTTGCAGTGGGCAGCGCGGTCCTGGTTGATACCGAAACCCCGGATGGGGAGGAGCCGTCCTCCGGCCCCGATCCGGAGGCGGACACCGGCGGGGGTGGGTCAGATGGCGGGTTTATCGAGCCGGGTGGCAGCACCGTAACCGGCACCGATGAAAATGACGTCATCGCGGGAACCGGGGCGGCTGACAGCCTTAGCGGCGGTGATGGCGATGATCTGCTTGGCGGTTACAGCGGTCATGACTGGATAGACGGGGGCCAGGGCAGCGATGTTCTGCATGGCGGTAGCGGAGATGACAGCCTGTCCGGCGGCACAGGCCAGGACCTGCTGCACGGCGAAGACGGTGCTGACGTGCTGCAGGGCGCCGCCGGAGAGGACAGTCTTTATGGGCATTTCGGGGATGACACGCTTCAGGGCGGCGGCGGTGCGGATCTGCTGCATGGCGGTCAGGGCGAAGATTGGCTGGAAGGCGGTGAAGGCCGGGACACACTGCACGGCAATGACGGCGATGACAGCCTAGTGGGCGGCGGCGGCGCCGACGCGCTGTTTGGCGGTTATGGAAATGATGTGGTGTCCGGTGCTGGGGACGGCACGGACCAAGACTATGTCAATGGCGGTGCCGGCGATGACACATTGATCGCCGGGGCGGGGGATGTGCTGACCGGCGGCACCGGCGAGGATCAGTTCATGGCCGGCAACTGGACCGGAACCGAACAGGCTGTGCAGCTGATGGATTTCGATACGGATGAAGATAAGCTGGTGCTGGTTTGGGATTTTGAGGACGGCGAAGAGCCTTCCGTAGAGCTGCAGCAGAACCCTGAGGCAGAGGACGAGCAGGTCATTCTTGTCGACGGCGAGCCTGCCTTGCGGGTCACCGGAGCCGGCGTGCTGACTGCGGCGGATCTGGTGCTGATCGACACAGCTTCAGCCGCTGCTATCGGGTTGCTGCCGCAGTAG
- the rpsO gene encoding 30S ribosomal protein S15 encodes MSITAEEKTRLMKEFATKDGDTGSPEVQVAILTSRINTLTEHFKTHKKDNHGRRGLLKMVAQRRKLLDYTKGKDVSRYQDLIKRLGIRR; translated from the coding sequence ATGTCGATCACTGCAGAAGAAAAAACCCGCCTGATGAAAGAATTCGCAACCAAGGACGGCGACACCGGTTCGCCGGAAGTCCAGGTTGCAATCCTGACCTCGCGCATCAACACCCTGACTGAGCACTTCAAAACCCACAAGAAGGACAACCACGGCCGCCGTGGCCTTCTGAAGATGGTTGCTCAGCGCCGCAAGCTGCTGGACTACACCAAAGGCAAGGACGTGTCCCGTTACCAGGACCTGATCAAACGCCTGGGTATCCGCCGCTAA
- a CDS encoding response regulator transcription factor, with translation MTSPLVTILDDEPEIRRILTSTLEDAGFRTQSFARAREFEAALNRMAPDVCLVDLSLPDTDGLALVHRLALEQGAAVIIISGRAQVQDRVTGLELGADDYITKPFDPAEVVARVRARLRSAPRTAAPASDTARFSGWTAHFDRYLLEDEAGSETPFSHAEGEVLRLFLDSPKRLISRAQMQEALGGAAGESFDRAMDVRVSRLRTKLREDPKNPRLIKTIYGAGYIFLGDVDWG, from the coding sequence ATGACATCGCCCTTGGTCACCATCCTGGATGACGAGCCGGAAATCCGCCGGATCCTGACCAGCACGCTGGAGGACGCGGGCTTCCGCACCCAAAGTTTCGCCCGCGCGCGCGAATTCGAGGCGGCTCTGAACCGGATGGCACCCGATGTCTGCCTGGTCGATCTGTCGCTGCCTGACACCGATGGGCTGGCGTTGGTGCACCGGCTTGCACTGGAGCAAGGCGCGGCGGTCATCATCATCTCCGGCCGCGCCCAGGTGCAGGACCGGGTGACGGGGCTGGAACTGGGAGCAGATGATTACATCACCAAACCGTTTGATCCGGCCGAAGTTGTCGCCCGGGTCCGCGCCCGCCTGCGCAGCGCCCCCCGCACAGCGGCTCCTGCCAGCGACACTGCCCGGTTCTCCGGCTGGACCGCGCATTTCGACCGCTATTTGCTGGAAGATGAAGCAGGCAGCGAAACCCCGTTTTCCCACGCCGAGGGCGAAGTTCTGCGATTGTTCCTCGACAGCCCCAAGCGGCTGATCTCCCGCGCCCAGATGCAGGAGGCGCTTGGCGGTGCGGCTGGTGAAAGCTTTGACCGGGCAATGGATGTGCGCGTCTCCCGCCTGCGCACCAAGTTGCGCGAAGACCCCAAGAATCCACGTCTGATCAAGACGATCTATGGCGCGGGCTACATCTTCCTGGGCGATGTGGACTGGGGCTGA
- a CDS encoding WGR domain-containing protein — translation MATCLLYRQAPSRPSRFYRIELAMNLFSEVSVLREWGIAGGNGQSVINIYGNLREASLAADRHRNRMLKRGYGRG, via the coding sequence ATGGCCACCTGTCTGCTCTACCGCCAAGCCCCTTCGCGCCCGTCCCGGTTCTACCGGATTGAGCTGGCGATGAACCTGTTTTCCGAGGTCTCCGTGCTGCGTGAATGGGGCATAGCCGGCGGCAACGGGCAAAGCGTCATCAACATCTACGGCAATCTGCGCGAGGCTTCCCTGGCTGCCGACAGGCACCGCAACCGGATGCTCAAACGCGGCTACGGACGGGGCTGA
- a CDS encoding DUF3775 domain-containing protein: MLEISARKVAQVAMMARELGRAEGELRAFIDRMGEDQQSELVGIMWVGRGSFEPEELGEAIYTARQEATTPTVDYLLGTPHLADNLEAGMEALGIDVNDVEDDVIGR, translated from the coding sequence ATGCTGGAGATTTCAGCCCGTAAGGTGGCACAAGTGGCGATGATGGCCCGTGAACTGGGCCGGGCTGAAGGGGAATTGCGCGCCTTCATCGACCGGATGGGGGAAGATCAGCAGTCGGAATTGGTTGGCATCATGTGGGTCGGCCGCGGCAGTTTCGAGCCGGAAGAACTGGGTGAAGCGATCTATACCGCCCGGCAGGAAGCGACCACGCCGACCGTCGATTACTTGCTCGGCACGCCGCATCTGGCTGACAATCTGGAGGCTGGCATGGAAGCGCTTGGGATTGATGTGAACGATGTCGAAGATGATGTGATCGGCCGCTAG
- a CDS encoding glutathione S-transferase family protein has product MQLYYAPNTISVAVAIALEEAGIEYEAVKIDFAAKEQTGPAYAQINPKGRVPALAVEGGILTETGALLEYIADMAPEAGLRPQDPVLQARMREVMFYLASTMHVNHAHMRRGARWASKTSSYKDMQAKVPQTMMASCEYISQAGLRGPFVLGETVSLADCYLYVICTWLAGDGVKVDGFPKIQNFMTAMEQRESIRAVYSKGML; this is encoded by the coding sequence ATGCAGCTTTATTACGCCCCCAACACCATCTCGGTGGCCGTGGCCATCGCGCTGGAAGAAGCCGGAATTGAATATGAGGCGGTGAAAATCGACTTTGCCGCCAAGGAACAGACCGGTCCGGCCTATGCCCAGATCAACCCCAAGGGCCGGGTGCCCGCACTGGCGGTCGAGGGCGGCATCCTGACCGAGACCGGCGCGCTGCTGGAATATATCGCTGATATGGCGCCCGAGGCCGGCTTGCGCCCGCAGGACCCGGTACTGCAGGCGCGGATGCGCGAGGTGATGTTCTACCTCGCCTCGACCATGCATGTGAACCATGCCCATATGCGGCGCGGCGCCCGCTGGGCCAGCAAGACCTCCAGCTACAAGGATATGCAGGCCAAGGTGCCGCAGACGATGATGGCCTCCTGCGAGTACATCAGCCAGGCCGGCCTGCGCGGACCCTTTGTGCTGGGCGAGACGGTCAGCCTCGCCGATTGCTACCTCTATGTGATCTGCACCTGGCTGGCGGGTGACGGGGTGAAGGTGGACGGCTTCCCCAAAATCCAGAATTTCATGACGGCAATGGAGCAGCGCGAGTCGATCCGCGCAGTCTATTCCAAGGGAATGCTTTGA
- a CDS encoding hydantoinase/carbamoylase family amidase translates to MPLNPQRFLDDLHKLRSFGASGAGKGVVRPAFSEADIAARKWLAERMTECGLEPHFDPLGNLFGLAGERSLLVGSHSDSQPEGGWLDGALGVVAGLEIARAAREAGGPLISCVSFQDEEGRFGVLTGSDVWTGKLALDEADGFTDNAGNTLAGMRARMAEFSGDFLPLERFCGFLEMHIEQGPYLEETGLKLGVVTDIVGIQDMRITFFGRQNHAGTTPMHLRRDAFQVLSAFNAALNSRFADVVTPATVWTIGHVALHPNASSVVPGRVEFSVQWRDADADRLVRMETLIKETAREIAAGHGAASELGPVMGIEPSAMDVRFQAELGAAAEALAPGKWQKMPSGALHDAANLATVMPAAMLFVPSIGGISHAFEEDTAEADLVLGLQVLDCAARALAG, encoded by the coding sequence ATGCCCCTTAACCCTCAGCGTTTTCTGGATGATCTTCATAAACTGCGCAGCTTTGGTGCCTCGGGTGCAGGCAAGGGAGTGGTGCGGCCGGCGTTTTCAGAAGCAGATATCGCGGCGCGGAAATGGCTGGCTGAACGGATGACAGAGTGCGGATTAGAGCCGCATTTCGACCCGCTTGGCAATCTGTTCGGGCTGGCTGGGGAGCGCAGCCTGCTGGTTGGGTCGCACAGCGACAGCCAGCCCGAGGGCGGCTGGCTGGACGGCGCGCTGGGTGTGGTGGCCGGGCTGGAGATTGCCCGCGCAGCCCGGGAGGCCGGCGGGCCGCTCATTTCTTGCGTCAGTTTTCAGGATGAGGAGGGGCGGTTCGGGGTGCTGACCGGATCGGATGTTTGGACCGGCAAGCTGGCGCTGGATGAGGCGGATGGGTTCACTGACAACGCCGGCAATACCCTGGCCGGGATGCGGGCGCGGATGGCGGAGTTTTCGGGGGATTTCCTGCCGCTTGAACGGTTCTGCGGATTTCTGGAAATGCATATCGAGCAAGGTCCCTATTTGGAAGAAACCGGACTCAAGCTTGGGGTGGTGACTGATATTGTCGGCATCCAGGATATGCGGATCACGTTTTTCGGTCGGCAGAACCACGCAGGCACCACGCCGATGCACCTGCGGCGGGATGCGTTTCAGGTGCTGTCTGCCTTCAACGCGGCGCTGAACAGCCGGTTTGCTGATGTGGTGACGCCTGCCACGGTCTGGACTATCGGTCATGTGGCGTTGCATCCCAATGCGTCCTCTGTTGTGCCCGGGCGCGTCGAATTTTCCGTGCAATGGCGCGATGCTGATGCAGACCGGCTGGTGCGGATGGAAACACTCATCAAGGAGACAGCGCGGGAGATTGCGGCCGGTCACGGCGCAGCATCAGAGCTTGGACCGGTGATGGGCATAGAACCGTCGGCAATGGATGTGCGGTTTCAGGCGGAGTTGGGGGCCGCTGCAGAGGCGTTGGCACCGGGAAAGTGGCAAAAGATGCCGTCGGGTGCTTTGCATGATGCGGCCAATCTTGCGACGGTGATGCCTGCGGCAATGCTGTTTGTGCCCTCGATCGGCGGCATAAGCCATGCCTTTGAAGAAGATACGGCGGAGGCAGATTTGGTGCTTGGGCTGCAGGTGCTGGACTGCGCGGCCCGGGCGCTGGCGGGGTGA